One Glycine max cultivar Williams 82 chromosome 3, Glycine_max_v4.0, whole genome shotgun sequence DNA window includes the following coding sequences:
- the LOC100812148 gene encoding uncharacterized protein codes for MEPDNIDWDNIDSTFSQDDTYENFGAPMWVDLSAFDESLVDDEAWFCTHDCKHPKTAEDFLKPTTTRKSKAKLLRFATISEILPFRDRDLRENSSILESSYAKSSERSRRPSCSGSFYEDSENRNPNFSAPLPNGRTNKLKKPLIKTNKANSKQMNNGPVECPVKSSNKKPQLKSTFSAQNLLGGREILSQISGFCSELKRLATRGRKGTSLQSGVSEEVKECVVHRERVPLLVVKDSRKGQTLE; via the exons ATGGAACCCGACAACATTGACTGGGACAACATCGATTCTACGTTCTCTCAAGATGACACCTACGAGAACTTCGGCGCGCCTATGTGGGTTGATCTCTCTGCTTTTGATGAGTCTCTTGTTGATGATGAAGCCTGGTTTTGCACTCACG ATTGCAAGCATCCAAAAACTGCTGAAGATTTTCTTAAACCCACCACCACTCGCAAATCCAAG GCGAAGCTGTTAAGATTTGCAACCATTTCTGAAATTCTCCCCTTTAGGGACCGAGATCTAAG GGAAAATTCTTCAATTTTGGAAAGTTCTTATGCCAAGTCTAGCGAGAGATCCAGAAGACCCAGTTGTTCAGGAAGCTTTTATGAAGATAGTGAGAATAGAAATCCGAACTTTTCAGCTCCACTTCCCAATGGTAGGACCAACAAGCTGAAGAAGCCACTGATAAAGACAAACAAGGCCAATTCAAAACAGATGAATAATGGTCCAGTGGAGTGTCCCGTGAAAAGCAGCAATAAAAAACCTCAGCTGAAGAGTACTTTCTCCGCACAAAATTTGTTGGGTGGCAGAGAGATTCTGAGTCAGATCAGCGGGTTCTGCTCTGAATTGAAGAGGCTAGCAACAAGAGGGAGGAAAGGGACAAGTCTTCAAAGTGGGGTGTCAGAAGAGGTGAAGGAATGTGTGGTACACAGGGAAAGGGTACCTCTTcttgtggtcaaggattcaagGAAGGGACAAACTCTTGAATGA
- the LOC113001242 gene encoding heat shock 22 kDa protein, mitochondrial — translation MASSLIAKRFLSSSLLSRSLLRLAAFASHCSFNTNTMRQYDNHTDDHSIDIGCRSERSFPSTARRDDIFSGCVDPFFSTRSLSQVLNMMNQVINNLFLFVSRGIEASTGVRRGWDARETEDALLHSTKSLTSKNLIPRNP, via the exons ATGGCGTCCTCTCTCATTGCGAAGCGCTTCCTCTCCTCTTCCCTCCTCTCCAGGTCCCTCCTTCGCCTCGCTGCTTTCGCTTCCCACTGCTCTTTCAACACCAACACCATGCGCCAGTATGACAACCACACCGATGACCACAGCATCGACATCGGTTGTCGCTCCGAACGCTCTTTCCCTAGCACTGCGCGTCGTGACGATATCTTCTCAG GATGTGTTGATCCATTTTTTTCAACTCGAAGTTTGAGTCAGGTTCTGAACATGATGAACCAGGTCATTAACAATCTGTTCCTCTTTGTGTCGCG CGGGATCGAAGCTAGCACTGGAGTGCGTCGCGGATGGGACGCGAGGGAGACAGAGGATGCTCTGCTTCATTCCACGAAATCCCTGACCTCAAAAAACCTCATTCCACGTAATCCCTAA
- the LOC100812696 gene encoding 1-acyl-sn-glycerol-3-phosphate acyltransferase 2, whose product MAIAAAAVVVPLGLLFFASGLLVNLIQAICYVVVRPVSKSLYRRINRVVAELLWLELVWLIDWWAGVKVQIFTDHETFRLMGKEHALVISNHRSDIDWLVGWVSAQRSGCLGSTLAVMKKSSKFLPVIGWSMWFSEYLFLERSWAKDESTLKSGIQRLSDFPLPFWLALFVEGTRFTQAKLLAAQEYATSTGLPVPRNVLIPRTKGFVSAVSHMRSFVPAIYDVTVAIPKSSPAPTMLRLFKGQPSVVHVHIKRHLMKELPDTDEAVAQWCRDIFVAKDALLDKHMAEGTFSDQELQDTGRPIKSLLVVISWACLVVAGSVKFLQWSSLLSSWKGVAFSAFGLAVVTALMQILIQFSQSERSNPAKIVPAKSKNKGS is encoded by the exons ATGGCTATTGCAGCAGCGGCCGTGGTGGTACCATTGGGCCTGCTCTTCTTCGCCTCCGGCCTCCTTGTTAATCTCATTCAG GCAATATGCTATGTCGTCGTAAGGCCGGTGTCGAAAAGTTTGTACAGAAGGATCAACCGGGTAGTAGCAGAGCTCTTGTGGCTGGAGCTTGTATGGCTTATTGATTGGTGGGCAGGAGTTAAG GTCCAAATATTCACAGATCATGAAACCTTTCGTTTAATGG GTAAAGAGCATGCACTTGTGATAAGCAATCACAGAAGTGATATTGATTGGCTTGTTGGATGGGTTTCAGCTCAG CGTTCAGGTTGTCTTGGCAGCACTCTAGCTGTGATGAAGAAATCTTCAAAGTTTCTGCCG GTCATTGGCTGGTCAATGTGGTTTTCTGAGTATCTTTTTCTGGAGAGAAGTTGGGCCAAGGATGAAAGCACATTAAAG TCAGGCATCCAGCGACTGAGTGATTTCCCTCTTCCCTTTTGGCTAGCTCTCTTTGTAGAAGGAACGCGTTTTACACAGGCCAAACTATTAGCTGCTCAGGAATATGCCACTTCCACTGGATTGCCTGTTCCTAGAAATGTTTTGATTCCAAGAACTAag GGTTTTGTTTCTGCAGTAAGTCATATGCGCTCATTTGTTCCTGCCATTTATGATGTAACAGTAGCCATCCCTAAGAGTTCCCCTGCTCCTACAATGCTAAGACTCTTCAAGGGACAACCTTCAGTG GTGCATGTTCATATCAAGAGGCATTTGATGAAGGAACTGCCAGATACAGATGAGGCTGTTGCTCAATGGTGTCGAGATATATTTGTGGCCAAG GATGCTTTGTTAGACAAACATATGGCTGAGGGTACTTTTAGTGATCAAGAGCTGCAGGATACTGGTCGACCAATAAAGTCTCTTCTG GTAGTTATATCTTGGGCGTGTCTGGTTGTTGCGGGGTCTGTAAAGTTCCTGCAATGGTCTTCGTTACTCTCTTCCTGGAAGGGTGTTGCATTTTCAGCTTTTGGTTTGGCAGTTGTTACTGCACTTATGCAAATTCTGATTCAATTCTCACAGTCAGAGCGTTCAAACCCGGCCAAGATCGTGCCTGCAAAGTCAAAAAACAAGGGGTCTTGA